In Flavobacterium luteolum, the DNA window AAATGTTCCTCTGAAACGCTCAATAAAAGCACGGTTTTCAGCAATCATTTTCTGTTGTTCATCATACGCTTTCTGCTGATGTATACGGCGATCTTTTCTTAATTCTAAGTAATGAGAATATTTTGCTTTGTAATCGTAAATTCTTCCCATTGTCACCTCGATCGTACGATTTGTAATATTATCTACAAACGCCCTATCGTGCGAAATTACCACAACTGCTTTTGCTTGAGTCAATAAGAAATCTTCTAACCATTGAATACTTTCAATATCCATGTGGTTTGTTGGCTCATCTAGCAATATCAAATCTGGCTTTCTCAATAAAATCTTCGCTAACTCAATACGCATTCTCCATCCTCCTGAAAATTCTGAAGTTTGACGTGCGAAATCTTCTCTTTCAAAACCTAAACCAACTAATATTTTCTCAACTTCTGCTTCGTAGTTTACTTCTTCAATAGCATAAAATTTCTCGCTTAAATCAGAAACTCTTTCGATCAATTTCATGTATTCGTCACTTTCATAATCAGTACGAACTGTTAACTGTTCATTGATCTCATCTATTTCAGATTTCATTTTAAAAATCTCACTGAAGGCTTTTGATGCTTCTTCCATAACAGTAGCACCATCTTCGGTAAGCAAATGCTGAGGCAGATATGCAATTACAGCTTCTTTCGGAGCAGAAATACTTCCCGTTGAAGGTTTGTTTGCTCCTGCAATAATCTTTAAAAGTGTAGATTTTCCCGCACCATTTTTACCCATTAGGGCAATTTTATCATTTTCATTAATAGCAAAAGAAACATCGCTAAAAAGTGTAGTTCCACCAAATTGAACCGAAATATCGTTAACTGTAATCATTTGTGTTTGTGAATTTTGTTTAATCGGTTAATCGTTTGACTGACTACCCATTTTTTTCGTGCTGCAAAGATAGATTTAATTAGATAATGTCCCAATTTGATAATTAGATAATTTTGAAAATGTGACAATTAAATATATTTTTTTTGCCACAGATTAAAGGATTTTCACTGATTATTTTTTTTACTGAGAATACATATTCTAAAAAAATCTTTTTAATCTTTTAATCTGTGGCAAAAAAAAAGAAGCTTGATTGATTTTTAAAGCTGCTCAGATTTTCCAATTTCAAAATTTTAATCTTACCTTGTATAATAATTTAAAAATCAGCAAAATATGAGAACGAAATTAAAACTGACCGTCTACTTAATTGCAGGATTACTATTTGGACTCACTGCAAATGCTCAAAAAACCGTAATTAAGAAGGAAGCTTTACCAGGAAATGCACAAACCTTCCTAAAAACACATTTCGGATCGAAAAAGCCAAGCTACATATTAGAAGACAAAGAAATTCTTTCTACAGAGTACAAAGTACAATATGACAACAAAATTGAAATTGAATTTGACAAGAAAGGAAACTGGAAAGAAGTAGATGCTAAAACTGGAAAAATTCCAAAATCTATTATTCCTAAAAAAATTGCTTCTTATATAAAATCAAATTTTCCCAAAGAAGATGTAACCAAAATCGAACTTGGAAGTTCTGGCTACGAAACAAAATTAACCAATGGTTTAGAATTAAAATTCAATTTAAAAGGAGATTTTATTAAGATTGACAAATAAGTATAATTAGGAAATGTGTCAATTAGGAAATTAGAAAATTCTCAAAACCATAAAATAACAAAACCCGACAGTTTTTAAAAACCTGTCGGGTTTGTTATAACTATCTAATTTTCAAATTGACTAATTATCTCATTAATCTTTTCTCCATTTTTTAGTTTCTTCGAAAATATGCTCCATAATTGCAGCTTCCGTTGCGTCGAACTCTATATTTCTTCGGCTCATCACTAACCTTGCTGTTTCAAAAGCTTTCTTAGTTACATAAGTCGTAAATCCTGCAGCGCCCCCCCAAGAAAAACTTGGAACAAAATTGCGAGGAAATCCACTTCCAAAAATATTAGCACTTACACCAACCACTGTTCCCGTATTAAACATGGTATTGATTCCGCATTTACTGTGATCTCCCATCATTAAACCGCAAAACTGAAGTCCCGTTTTAGCAAAACCTTCTGTTTCGTAACTCCATAATTTCACTTCTTCGTAGTTGTTTTTTAGGTTTGAGTTATTAGAATCTGCTCCAATATTACACCATTCACCTAAAACAGAATCCCCTAAGAATCCTTCATGTCCTTTATTTGAATTTGCAAAAAGAACTGAATTTTTAACCTCGCCTCCTATTCTAGATCCAGGCCCAACAGTTGTTGCTCCATAAACTTTGGCTGACATTTTTACCATTGCATTTTCACACAAAGCGAATGGTCCGCGAATTACGGTTCCTTCCATAATTTCGGCATTTTTACCTATATATATAGGACCAGTTGATGCATTTAAAGTTACAAACTCTAGTTTTGCTCCTTCTTCAATAAAAATATTTTCTGGCGAAATTACATTTACGCTTTTTGGAATAGGCTGCGATGTACGATCTTCAGTTAGATATTTAAAATCCTGACGAATTGCTGCATCATTTTTAGAGAAAATATCCCAAGTATGCTCTATTGTAATACAATCTTCATTGTACTGAATAATTTCATAAGAATCAAAATCGACTTCTTCCTGATTCTCGTTCGTAAAAAATGCTATTACATCTTCTCCTTTAAAAATCGCTTGGTTTTCAGTTAAATTAGAAACCATTTCAGCAAGAGTATCATTTGGCAAATACGCTGCGTTGATCATAACGTTTTCTTCCATTTCAACCATTGGAAATTTTTCAGACAAATATTCTTCGGTTATAGTAGTGATTGTAGAACCTAAATATTTTTCCCATTTCTGGCGGATTGTCATAATTCCAACCAAAATATCCGCTACTGGTCTTGTAAAAGTAAAGGGTAATAAAGCATTCCGAACGGGGCCGTCGAAAAGAATGTAGTTCATAAATAATTGAGTGTTTGTTAAAATTTGATTTGGTTACCTGGCTTCAAAGTTACAAATATTTATGTGTTTGATTAAAAGTACTCTCATTCAAAATAAGAAAATAATTGCTTTTTGGCTAACATTTTTTTTTATATCGATAATCATTTAACCGCAAAGTGCGCAAAGTTTATATTATCAAGTTTTTATAAAAAATAAAGTTCGCAAAGATTTGTACAGATGCTAACTTTGCGAACTTTGTGTTTTCTAAACATAATGTCAGGTAAAATCTTTGCGCACTTTGCGGTTAGATTTTACAATTCCATAAAAAAAGCCTTCCAGAATTGGAAGGCTTTTGTATAATTTAAAACAGCTATTATTTTTTAGCGTGTTTAGCATATTTAGTTTTGAATTTATCAATACGTCCTGCAGTATCGATAAGTTTAGATTTACCAGTATAAAAAGGGTGAGATGTTCTAGAAATCTCCATTTTTACAACTGGATACTCAACTCCGTCAACTTCAATTGTTTCTTTTGTATCTGCAGTAGATTTAGTGATAAAAACCTCATCATTCGACATGTCTTTAAATGCAACTAATCTGTAATTTTCTGGGTGAATTCCTTTTTTCATCTTTTCTTTTATTTATTGTTTGGAGCACTTTTATTTTGAAGCTTTTTCATGGTTAGAAAAAGGTGTAAACAAATAATACTCTTTTTTGTTTAAAAATTTAATTATTTTTGAGTGTGCAAATTTACAATTCTTTTTTAATAAACAAACAGTTAGCCTACTTTTTTTTAGTTTATTTCGAAAAGCTTTTTTTATATCCGATTATAGTGGGAATTACTATATTTGTGGATTAATTTTAAACATATCGAAATATGATTAATGAAGTTATAAAAAAGAACGGTATTACGTATGGTGTAATGATCGGAATTGCGTCGGCTTTGGTTACTGCTACGATCTATGCTGTTGATTTAAACTTATTTACAGCTTGGTGGATGGGAATAATAGGAATCGTAATAAGTCTTACACTTAGTATTATTTTACTTTCTAAAACCAAAAGAGATTTAAACGGTGTTTTTCCTTTTAAAGACGCTTTTACTACTTATTTTATAGCGGCAGTAATTGGTATTTTAATATCTACAACTTTTAACATTGTATTGTTTAATGTAATTGATCCAGGTGCAAAAGATACTTTGAGCGAAATTATGATCAAATATACTATTGGTATGATGCAGAAATTTGGCGCACCAGCCGCTTCTATTAATGAAGCTGTTGCCAAAATGAAAGAAAGCAATCCGTATTCTACTTTTGAATTATTAAAAGGATCAGTTTTTGCAATGGTTGTAAGCGCTATTTTCGGATTAATTTTCGCAGCATTTTTTAAAAGCAAATCTACACAAGAATAAAAATATAAATGAATTTATCTATACTTATACCGCTTCTAAACGAGGAGGAATCACTTAAAGAACTCTACACATGGATCATTAAAGTGATGCAGTCTAACAATTACTCTTATGAAATCATTTTTGTAGATGATGGTAGTACAGATAATTCTTGGCAGATTATTGAAGGTTTCTCTAACGAAAATCCAAATGTAAAAGGAATTCGTTTCATGAAAAACTTCGGAAAATCTCAAGCTTTGCATGCTGGTTTTGCAAAAGCAAAAGGCGATGTTATTATTACAATGGATGCCGACTTGCAAGATAGTCCAGACGAAATTCCAGAATTGTATGAAATGATTACAGCTCAGAAATACGATTTGGTTTCAGGCTGGAAAAAGAAACGTTACGATTCTGTTGTAGCCAAAAATCTTCCTTCAAAATTATTTAACTGGGCAGCCAGAAAAACTTCTGGTGTTGAGCTAAATGATTTTAACTGCGGATTAAAAGCCTACAAAAATGTTGTAGTCAAAAACATTGAAGTTTCTGGCGAAATGCACCGCTATATTCCAGTTTTGGCTAAAAATGCTGGATTCGGAAAAATTGGAGAAAAAGTGGTAATTCACCAAGCTAGAAAATATGGTGAGACTAAATTTGGAATGGAGCGTTTTATAAACGGTTTTCTAGATTTAATTACTATCTGGTTTTTGTCAAGATTCGGAAAAAGACCAATGCACTTATTTGGCGCTATGGGCTCCTTAATGTTTATTATAGGATTTTTAGCAGCTGGATATATTGGAGTTTCTAAACTATACCATATGTATACTGGAATGAAATACAGTCTGGTTACCAATAATCCATGGTTTTATATTGCTTTAACTACTATGGTTCTTGGAACTCAGTTATTTCTAGCAGGATTCTTGGGTGAAATTATTTTAAGAACAAAAAATAACGAAGCAAGATATAAAGTAGCAAGAGAGGTTAATTTTTAATTTTTTTTGTCTTTATGCAGTATTTTATAATCCGTTTTTAATTAAGGCATAAAAATATTGTATACAGCACCGTTAACTCTCTGTAAAAATCTATTTTTAAATAAACAAAAACGAAATCAAAAATGAATATAGCACCAAACATACTAAACGCAGTCAATGAATGGTTAACACCAACATTTGACCAAGAAACGCAAGCTGCAGTTAAAGAATTAATGACCACTTCTCCAAAAGAACTGGAAGAGAGTTTTTACAAAAACTTAGAATTCGGAACTGGAGGAATGCGTGGTGTTATGGGTGTTGGTGACAATAGAATCAACAAATATACGCTTGGAAAAAACACTCAGGGATTATCTGATTACCTACATAAAGTTTTCCCAAACGAGCCTTTAAAAGTGGTTATTGCTTATGATTGTCGTCATAACAGCAATACTTTAGCAAAAGTTGTTGCTGATGTTTTCTCAGCAAACGGAATTCAGGTTTACCTATTCTCTGACTTAAGGCCAACACCAGAATTATCTTTTGCACTTAAATATTTAAAATGCCAGTGCGGAATTGTTTTAACAGCTTCTCATAATCCGCCAGAATACAACGGATACAAAGTTTACTGGCAAGACGGAGGACAAATTGTTCCTCCACAAGACAAAGAAATTGTCAATGTAATTGAAAGCTTAGGTTATGATAAAATCAAATTCAATGCAAACGAGAGTTTAATTGAATACATTGATACAGAACTTGACAAAGCATTTATAAAATCATCTATCGAAAACGCAAGTTTTAATACTCCAGCTGAGGCTAAAGACAATCTTCATATTGTGTTTACTTCATTGCATGGAACTTCTATAAAATCAATTCCTGATGTTTTATCGCAAGCTGGATACAAAAATGTTCATATCGTTCCAGAACAAGCTGTACCAGACGGAGATTTCCCTACAGTAAAATCTCCAAACCCAGAAGAACCAGAAGCTTTGACTATGGCTTTGGCTTTAGCAGATAAAACAAATTCTGACATTGTAGTAGGAACAGATCCTGATTGTGATCGTTTAGGAGTTGCTGTTCGTAACAATGACGGCAAAATGATTTTATTAAACGGAAACCAAACCATGGTTTTAATGACTTCTTTCTTATTGAAACAATGGAAAAAAGCAGGCAAACTTAACGGAAAACAATTCGTTGGCTCTACAATTGTTTCAACTCCAATGATGATGGAATTGGCAACAAGTTATGGCGTAGAGTGTAAAGTTGGGTTAACTGGCTTTAAATGGATTGCAAAAATGATCAAAGATTTTCCTGAACTTGAATTTATTGGAGGTGGTGAAGAAAGTTTCGGATTTATGGTTGGTGACGCCGTTAGAGACAAAGATGCTGTTGCCGCAACCTTATTAATCTGCGAAGTTGCAGCTCAAGCTAAAGCAACGGGAAGCTCAGTTTACAAAGAACTTTTACAACTTTATGTTGAAAATGGTTTCTATAAAGAATTCTTAGTTTCTTTAACTAAAAAAGGAATGGAAGGATTACAGGAAATCAATCAAATGATGATCGATTTACGCGAAAATCCTTTGAAAGAAATCAATGGCCAGCGTGTAATTATGGTTGAAGATTATCAATCTTCTATCGCTTTAAATTTATTGGACGGCTCAGAATCGACAATGGATATTCCGAAATCGAATGTATTAATTTATTATACTGAAGATGGTTCTAAAATTTGCGCAAGACCAAGCGGAACTGAACCAAAAATCAAATTCTATATCAGTGTAAATGCAGAAATAGAATCAGTTTCAGATTTTGACGAAGCAGAAAAATTCTTAGACGGAAAAATTCAGAACATTATCGCAGATATGAAGTTGAATTAAATAAACTCATTTTTTTAAAGTACAACCATTTACAAATAGCCTTTAAAAAGCAATGAGTTCCAACATTTAAAACTCTGATTTGCATTTATTAAAGATGCAAAATCAGAGTTTTTTTTATAAAAAAAACCTAAAAGAAATTGAAAATAATCCAATTGGATTATTTTTGTGCAGTAAAAATCCACCAAAAACGGATTCATCATAACAAAAAAATATTCCCAAAATTCGAAAGAACATTACCACAGCAAAAAAATAACATCCGAAAATAAATGAGTAATTTCAAAAAAATATTTCCTTTTATATACCCATATAAAAGATATGCATTCTTAAATATCTTTTTTAATATTTTATATGCACTTTTCAGCACACTTTCGTTCATGGCATTAATTCCCATGATTCAGGTTTTATTTGACAAAACCAAAAAAAATACAGTGATGCCAACTTATGAAGGAATTGCGCACATAAAAGACTACGGAGAAAATTATTTAAGCTACTACATCACTACAAATACCGACACTCATAACCCAGGTTATGTGCTTTCTATAATGGTGGCCATTATTATTTCGATCTTCTTACTAAAAAACTTAGCCGATTATTTAGCCATGTTTTTTGTCACTTTTTTACGAAATGGCGTTTTAAGAGATATGCGAAATGCGATGTACAAAAAAACACTTGAATTACCTTTATCATTCTATTCTGAAAAGAGAAAAGGAGATGTGATTTCAAGGATTTCAGCAGACGTAAATGAGGTTCAAACTTCGTTTTTAGCAATTTTGGAACTTATTGTAAAAGAACCTTTAACAATTGTTTTTACTATTATCGCTATGCTGATAATCAGCGCTAAACTAACTTTATTTGTATTTATTTTTATTCCCGTTTCCGGTTATATCATTTCATTAATTGGAAAACAATTAAAAAAACAGTCCAGTAAAGCCCAAGAAGAACAAGGAACTTTCTTATCAACCATCGAAGAGACAATTGGAGGTCTTAAAGTTGTAAAAGGATATAATGCGGAAAATTATTTTAATAAACTTTTTCAAGATTCTACAGATCGCTTCTTTAGTTTATCAAACACAATTGGAAACCGTCAAAACTTAGCTTCTCCTGCCAGTGAATTTATGGGAATTACAGTTATTGCCATTTTGCTTTGGTATGGCGGTCAAATGGTTTTAATTGACAAAACATTAGATGGCGCTTCTTTTATTGCCTACATGGGATTAGCTTATAACATTTTAACTCCTGCAAAAGCAATTTCTAAAGCTTCATACGGAGTAAAAAGAGGAAACGCTGCCGCAGAACGTGTTCTTGAAGTTTTAGACCAAGAAAACACTATTGTTTCTAAAGAAAACGCAATCGAGAAAACAACATTTGATGACAATATTACTGTTCAAAATATCAATTTCAAATATGAAGACGAAAATGTATTAAAAGATTTTTCTCTTGAAATTAAAAAAGGACAAACTGTTGCGCTTGTTGGACAATCTGGAAGTGGAAAAAGTACAATTGCAAATTTATTGACTCGTTTTTATGATGTAAACGAAGGCTCAATTTCTATAGACGGAATCAATATTAAAGACATAAATCTGCAATCGCTTCGCAGTTTAATGGGATTGGTTACTCAAGACAGCATTTTGTTCAATGACACTATCAAAGCCAATATTTCTCTAGGAAAATTAGATGCTACGGATGATGAAATTATCGAAGCTTTAAAAATTGCCAATGCTTATGAATTTGTCAAAGATCTTCCAAAAGGTATTTACACCAATATTGGAGACAGCGGAAACAAACTTTCAGGAGGTCAAAAACAGCGTTTATCGATCGCTCGCGCAGTATTAAAAAACCCGCCGATTATGATTCTAGACGAAGCAACATCGGCATTGGATACAGAAAGCGAAAAATTTGTTCAAGTAGCGCTCGAAAACATGATGCAGAACAGAACATCAATCGTAATTGCACACCGTCTTTCCACCATTCAAAAAGCAGATGTGATTGTCGTAATGCAGAAAGGAAAAATCGTTGAGCAAGGAACCCACGATGAATTAATTGCAAAAAACGGAACTTACAATAAACTGGTAACAATGCAGTCTTTCGAATCGTAAGAAATCATTAATACCAAATTAATAATGCACAGATTAAGGAAATATTAAAACTCAGTTTAATTTCTTTAATCTGTGTTTATTTTTATAACTTTAGGTTAGTTAAAGATTGAAATCATTTAATCTAAAGAAAATGTATCTTAACAACCCCAACATAAAACTTCCCGACGATCCCGATACTATTGTTTGGAAATATCTAGACTTATCTAAATTTCTTGATTTATTACTTTCTAAGAAGCTTTTCATGTCGCGTTCGGATAAGTTTGAAGACCAATACGAAGGCACTTTTAGCGAACCGACTTATGAAGAGATAAAAAAACTTGCCGCAGACAATCCTGAGTTTTTAAATTACTACAAAACACATCGCGAAAAAGTAGCCATTAGCAGCTGGCATATTAACGAATATGAATCTTTTGCCATGTGGCAGATTTTTACCAAAAACAATGAAGGTTTGGCCATTCAGTCCACCATTCGAAGGCTGCAGAAAGCGGTAAAACCTGAAAACAATTTTGACCAGTTTATAGGCGAAGTAAACTACATTGATTACAAAAAAGAATATATTCCGTTTGATGATTTATTCTTTCCGTTTTTATTTAAAAGAAAAAGTTTTCAATACGAAAGAGAAGTTAGAATTCTGAGTGACACTTCAAAAAGTGACATCAAATTAAACGACGGATTAAAAATCAACGTCGATATCAACCAATTAATCGAAAAAATATACATTCATCCAAAATCTGAAAACTGGTACAAAAAACTAGTCATAGAATTAGTAGAACGCCTTGGTTTTGGTTTTGAAATCGAAAAATCGGATCTAGAAAGTGATATATTGATTTGAAGTTGCTAAGGTTCTGAGAGGCTAAGATGCTAAGTTTTTTTTCTTGCCACAGATTAGAAGATTAAAAAGATTTTTTCAATATCTGATTATGTTCCGTAGGAACATTTCATCGGTAGAAAAAATTATATTGTTTTGGTTGATTTTACGTTCCATAGAAACGTTTGATTTCGATATATTTTTTTTAGCAATGCAACACTTCAAACGTTCCTACGGAACGAAAATTGATTGATCTTCATTTTTTTTCTACCAACCAGACATTCCTACGGAATGACGATTTGATGTATAAAAATGAAAAAATGCTGTTTTCATTAATGAAAACAATTTAAAAAAAGAGAGGCTGTTTCAACTTATTGAAACAGCCTCTCTTTTTTTTTAAAATCCTTCTAATCCTTTTAATCTGTGGCAAAAAACTTAGAACCTTAGCCTCTCAGAACCTCAGAACCTTTTAAATAGGTTTATAACTCTTCACTTCCCATTTTTTAGAAGCCAAATCTATATAATTGTAGTGCAAAACATCATTTTTATCGAATTGACCATTTTGGTTAGTATCTTCAATTGTTCTAAAATACAAACGGTTTTTAGATTCAATTAAGTTCCAATCTACCAATTCTTGTAAATCTGCTGAAACTTTCGTGAAATTCTCTCCGCTTATATCACTCAAGTATAAAGTTTTGATATCGCTAGTATCTATTTTACCATCTTTATTGGTATCTGAATCTGTCAGCGTGTAAACCATCACATTATTATGTGTTCTATCTGCAACTGTTTTTAAATACGTTGCTGTTAAAATCAAAACTGGTTTGTCTGATAATGGTCGGATAGAATCTGAATCTACTTTTTGGAATTTTAAATTCTGAAGATATCCTGTAATTTCAAATTCGCCTAAATTAGAAATTGTAAAACTCACATCATTAACACTCGAAGAACCATAACGAGCTTTTGAGCCTCTTTCATAAACTCTTAAATCTCCAACCGGATGAATTAAATAATTAGTGCCTTCCAACTGAATAGGAAGATCTGCAATTTCAATTTGGGTCGTATCGGTTTTGGTAATACTTACTTTATTTGAAGCACCGTAGCTTACTTTGGGTTTTTGAACTTCTTCTCGGCAGCTTATTACTGTTCCGATAAGTATAAGGGCGATATATTTAAAATACTTTTTCATCTACAATGATTATATACGATTATCAAATATACTATTTTTGATTGTATTTTTTGTTTTTATTGAATTTTACTGAACAATTGCGAAGCAGATTACAACCTCGCATTTATCTTAACGTTAAAAACCCTCGAAGTCATATAATTTGGAATCGCATATTGATTTTTTGAATACACATCACGAACCCAAGTATTCGTAATAGCGTTTTGATTATTGAAAAGATTGAAAATTTCCAATCCAACTGCTAATTCTTTAAAGTTTTTCAGCCAGCCTTTTTTTGTATTTTGCGTACTAGCATCTACAAAAACTTTTGCAAAACCAATATCAGCTCTTCTATAGTCATTCAATCGGTTTTGATATAAATACGGATCTGAATATGCTGGCGCACCACCAGGCAAACCGGTATTATAAACCAAATTCAAATATACTTTCACACTTGGAATATTTGGCATATAATCCTGAAACAGCATCGCAAATTTCAAGCGCTGATCTGTCGGACGGGCAATATAACCTTTGTCTTCGTAATTTTCTTCGGTTTTCAAATATCCAAAACTTATCCACGATTCTGTCCCCGGCACAAATTCTCCGTTTAGTCTAAAATCAAGACCTTGCGCATAAGCTTTTGCATAATTATTGGCAACGTAACGAATTCGAACATTATCTATTGAATAAACATTGACATCTGAAAGTGATTTATAATACAGTTCCGTTACCCATTTAAATGGACGGTTCCACATTTTAAAATTATAATCATTACTCAAAACCACATGAACTGCTTCCTGAGCTTTTACATTTGGATTTACAACTCCTTCCAAATCTCGTAATTCTCGATAAAATGGCGGCTGATGATATAACCCTCCCGAAATTCTAAAAACCATATCGCTATCCCAATCTGGTTTTATCGCAAATTGTGCACGCGGACTTACTACAAATTGTGTTTTTTCTTCTTCTAGAGCTCCCGCAACATTCCAACCCTGAAAACGCGCTCCCAAATGATACCAGATCTGACTCGAACCAATTTCTGATTGTTTGTTCCATTGCGCATAACCTGAAAATCGATTTATGGTATTAAAATTGGTCGCCCGAATATTTTGATATGGCAAAAGCGGTCCCGTATAAGGTGTATAAGGCTGATTATTTTTAGGAAGAATAACCAACGGTGGATTAATAGAAAACCCTGCCGAATCAACAACTTCCCACTCCACTACTCGATCTCGAATAGATTCTCTGGTATATTTTAAACCAAATTCCAATTGGCTTTCTTTCCAATCTTTAATTCCTTTTAATTCGATATTTGCAATTAAAGCATCGAGATCATTTCGAGCATGATTCAGCTGAGAACCAATTCCGCGTGTAAAATCAACTGCAGAGGCATTTTCTGGATCTTCGGCATTTACATTTCCTAAACGATATTGTGCCAAAATATCAAAATGCTCTTGTTCTGTAGTATGAAATAAAGAACTAATCAATTTAAGAGTCAGTGAAGGCGATGCTTTATAAGTAGTTTTTAAAGCACCAAAATAAGTATCGTATTGATCTTTTTCTTGTCCATCATAATAAACCGCCAGTGCCATCGGCTGATCCGCTGTTCCAAAATTTGTTTGGCGGACTAAAGGTTGATACGAATATTTATTCTGAGAAATATTTCCTAAAAAGCTCATTTGCCATTTCTCAGAAATATCATAATTTATATTGGTCTGAATATCTGCAAAAGTTGGTTTGTAGTTCGTTTCTGTATCTTGACTATTTACCAAAAGACTATTGTTTCGGTAGCGGACTCCTGTTACGGCTGACCATTTTTTATTTTTCGAAACCAAATCAACTGCAGCGCTTCCTCCTAAAAAGCTTGCCTCAAAGGCAGCACCAAACTGAGTTGGCTTTCGATAGGTAATATCTAAAACCGAAGATAATTTATCTCCGAACTTCGCCTGAAATCCACCAGCAGAAAATTCAACATTTTGAACCAAATCGGTATTGGTAAAACTTAAACCTTCCTGTTGTCCTGAACGAATTAAAAACGGACGATATACTTCTACTTCATTTACATAAACTAGATTTTCGTCATAATTACCGCCACGCACCATGTATTGTGTGCTCAATTCATTATTTGAATTAACTCCAGGAAGTGTCTTTAGAATATTTTCGATTCCAGCATTGGCACCTGGAATTTTTTTTATAGTTTCAGTATCAATTGATGTTATTCCCTGAACCCGTTTTCTATTTCCAGAAGAAACAAAAACTTCTCCCATTTGT includes these proteins:
- a CDS encoding TonB-dependent receptor plug domain-containing protein — protein: MSYNRFTFAFLFLFFSCIALAQNARVKGLILDAEKHPVASVNVSSQGTYVQSDANGFYEIAIPSNKKVSLIFTHLSLKMMSLTVSLKTNEVFVFNPIMSNSEEQMGEVFVSSGNRKRVQGITSIDTETIKKIPGANAGIENILKTLPGVNSNNELSTQYMVRGGNYDENLVYVNEVEVYRPFLIRSGQQEGLSFTNTDLVQNVEFSAGGFQAKFGDKLSSVLDITYRKPTQFGAAFEASFLGGSAAVDLVSKNKKWSAVTGVRYRNNSLLVNSQDTETNYKPTFADIQTNINYDISEKWQMSFLGNISQNKYSYQPLVRQTNFGTADQPMALAVYYDGQEKDQYDTYFGALKTTYKASPSLTLKLISSLFHTTEQEHFDILAQYRLGNVNAEDPENASAVDFTRGIGSQLNHARNDLDALIANIELKGIKDWKESQLEFGLKYTRESIRDRVVEWEVVDSAGFSINPPLVILPKNNQPYTPYTGPLLPYQNIRATNFNTINRFSGYAQWNKQSEIGSSQIWYHLGARFQGWNVAGALEEEKTQFVVSPRAQFAIKPDWDSDMVFRISGGLYHQPPFYRELRDLEGVVNPNVKAQEAVHVVLSNDYNFKMWNRPFKWVTELYYKSLSDVNVYSIDNVRIRYVANNYAKAYAQGLDFRLNGEFVPGTESWISFGYLKTEENYEDKGYIARPTDQRLKFAMLFQDYMPNIPSVKVYLNLVYNTGLPGGAPAYSDPYLYQNRLNDYRRADIGFAKVFVDASTQNTKKGWLKNFKELAVGLEIFNLFNNQNAITNTWVRDVYSKNQYAIPNYMTSRVFNVKINARL
- a CDS encoding ABC transporter ATP-binding protein codes for the protein MSNFKKIFPFIYPYKRYAFLNIFFNILYALFSTLSFMALIPMIQVLFDKTKKNTVMPTYEGIAHIKDYGENYLSYYITTNTDTHNPGYVLSIMVAIIISIFLLKNLADYLAMFFVTFLRNGVLRDMRNAMYKKTLELPLSFYSEKRKGDVISRISADVNEVQTSFLAILELIVKEPLTIVFTIIAMLIISAKLTLFVFIFIPVSGYIISLIGKQLKKQSSKAQEEQGTFLSTIEETIGGLKVVKGYNAENYFNKLFQDSTDRFFSLSNTIGNRQNLASPASEFMGITVIAILLWYGGQMVLIDKTLDGASFIAYMGLAYNILTPAKAISKASYGVKRGNAAAERVLEVLDQENTIVSKENAIEKTTFDDNITVQNINFKYEDENVLKDFSLEIKKGQTVALVGQSGSGKSTIANLLTRFYDVNEGSISIDGINIKDINLQSLRSLMGLVTQDSILFNDTIKANISLGKLDATDDEIIEALKIANAYEFVKDLPKGIYTNIGDSGNKLSGGQKQRLSIARAVLKNPPIMILDEATSALDTESEKFVQVALENMMQNRTSIVIAHRLSTIQKADVIVVMQKGKIVEQGTHDELIAKNGTYNKLVTMQSFES